From the genome of Canis lupus familiaris isolate Mischka breed German Shepherd chromosome 8, alternate assembly UU_Cfam_GSD_1.0, whole genome shotgun sequence, one region includes:
- the LOC119876501 gene encoding peptidyl-prolyl cis-trans isomerase A-like isoform X2, with protein MVNPTVFFDIPVDSEPLSRVSFELFADQVPKTAENFHALSTGEKGFGYKGSCFHRIIPGFMCQGGDFTRHDGTGDKTIYGEKFDDENFTLKPAGPGILSMANAGPNTNEGSTLEEASNNRILLEWNKGIVGHVAALGEPLNIKDAYEEREREQEERKGRSKNLKLILC; from the exons ATGGTCAACCCCACCGTGTTCTTTGACATCCCCGTGGACAGCGAGCCTTTGAGCCGCGTCTCCTTCGAGCTGTTTGCAGACCAAGTTCCAAAGACAGCAGAGAACTTTCATGCTCTGAGTACTGGAGAGAAGGGATTCGGTTACAAAGGTTCCTGCTTTCACAGGATTATCCCAGGATTTATGTGCCAGGGTGGGGACTTCACGCGCCACGATGGCACTGGCGACAAGACCATCTATGGGGAGAAGTTTGATGACGAGAACTTCACCCTGAAGCCCGCGGGGCCTGGCATCTTGTCCATGGCCAACGCTGGACCCAACACCAACG AAGGTTCAACACTGGAAGAAGCTTCAAATAACCGTATCCTCTTAGAATGGAACAAAGGCATTGTGGGACATGTGGCAGCACTTGGTGAGCCCTTGAACATCAAAGATGCTTATGAG gagagagagagagaacaggaggaaagaaaaggaaggagcaaaaatctcaagctgattctgtgctga